A window of Aquibium oceanicum genomic DNA:
CCATCACGTGCTGGGCCAGCACGTCGAGCGCGCCGATCACCAGCGGCGGCGTATCCTGCGCGCCGAGATAGTTCGCCTCGATCGCGGCGCGGCATTCCATCACCTCGAAGCGGTTGGCCGGCACCAGGATCGCCTTTGACGGCTCGTCCATGCGGTGGTTCGAGCGTCCGATGCGCTGGGCGAGCCGGCTCGCGCCCTTTGGCGCCCCGACATGCACCACGAGATCGACGTCGCCCCAGTCGATGCCGAGGTCGAGCGTGGACGTGGCGACGATGGCGCGCAGGGCGTTCGTCTCCATCGCCTTCTCGACCTTGCGCCGCTGCCCCACGTCGAGCGAACCGTGGTGCAGCGCGATCGGCAGAACGTCCTCGTTCACCCGCCACAGTTCCTGGAACAGCATCTCGGCCTGGCTGCGGGTGTTGACGAACAGAAGCGTCGTACGGTGCCGTCGGATCTCCTCGTAGACCTCCGGAATGGCATAGCGGGCCGAGTGCCCCGACCACGGCACGCGCTCGCGCGATTCGAGGATGGTGATCTGAGGCTTGGCGCCCCCACCGACGGTGACCACATCGGCCATGTCACCGCGCGTCTCCTGTGAGACGAGCCATCGGCGCAATTCCTCCGGCTCCGCGACGGTCGCCGAGAGCCCGATCGCCTGAAATCCCGGCACGAGCGCGCGCAGCCGCGCCAGCCCCAGGGCCAGCAGATGTCCGCGCTTGGAGATCACCAGCGAATGCAATTCGTCGAGCACGACGTAGCGCAGCCCGGAGAAGAACCGCGCCGCGTCCTTCGAGGCGATCAGGAGCGCAAGCTGCTCGGGCGTGGTGAGCAGGATGTCGGGCGGCGATACCTTCTGCCGCTGCCGCTTGTGCGAGGGCGTGTCGCCGGTTCGCGTCTCCATCGTTACCGGCAGGCCGATTTCCGCCACAGGCTTGGCGAGGTTGCGCTCGATGTCGACCGCCAAGGCCTTGAGCGGCGAAATGTAGAGCGTATGCACGCCCCGGAACGCTTCGCCAGGCTTGCGCTTCGGCCGTTCCGCCAGATCGACCAGGCTCGGCAGGAAGCCGGCCAGCGTCTTGCCGGCGCCGGTCGGCGCGATCAGCAGCGCCGATCTGCCATTCTGGGCCTTGGCCAGAAGATCGATCTGGTGCGCGCGTGGCGACCATCCCTTTTCCGCGAACCACCGGATGAAGGGCTGCGGCAGACGGGCGGATGAGATCTCTGTTCCGAGGTCGGGCTGATCGGTCACGAAGTTAGAACTAAACCAGAACAACGAACGCGCCAAGCCGGTAGTCGCGTCCCGAGCGACTGCCGCCGATCTGCGGGCCGCCGACCAGACTCAGTTGAGCGCTTCGAGTACGACGGGAAGCGGCACGGTCGTGGTCTCCACCGCGCCTTCCCGGACATCCTGCCCGCGCCGCGCGATCACGATCAGCCCCTCGATCGGCTCGCCGCGATCCATGCGGATCGCCGCTGGTTCTATAGAGACGACCTGGTATCCGCTCGCGGCCAGGAGATCGCGCAGATAGCGTTCCGAATGCGCGTAGCGTCGGGACGCACGCAACACGAGGGGCTCGGGCCCGGCGTGGTGTTCGACGGAGAAAGCGAGAAAGCCCCCTTGGGTGCAGACCACCGCCGTCGCGGCAAGCAGGCGCTCCAGTGCGCCGACATAGAGGAACACGTCCGCAGCCACCACTAGGTCGGCGCGCAGTTCCCCCGGCGCGAACGTCTGGAGATCCTGAAGGGTCAGCCTGTCGTAGACGCCCTTGGCCTGCGCCCTCTTCAGCATCTGCGCGGAGAGGTCGTAGCCCTCGATGAAGCTCGCGACATGACGCAGGCGCTCGCCCATAAGTCCGGTGCCGCAGCCAAGATCGACCACGTGCGCAAAGCTGCCGGCACCGGCCTGCACGAGCGCCTGTGCGATCAATTCGGGCACACGGTATGCCAGCTTCTCGACCAGCGACTGGTCGAAGCGCTCGGCATACTGATCGAACAGCGCTGCCACGAAGGCGCTCGGCGGCGCGTCGATCTGATGCGCGGCGCCGATAAGACCGAGTTTCATGCTGGCGCCGAGCCGGTCGTTCGGGTCCTGGCGCAGGGCCTCGGTCCAGGCATCGGCCGCACCGGCCAAGTCACCAGCCGTCTCCCGCATCTCGCCGAGGCGGTACCAACCCGCGGCCCAGCCGGGTACCAGCTGCAGCGTCTCAGCCAGTAGATCGGCTGCCGCCGCTTGTTCGCCGCTTGCGAAAAGCATCTCGGCGTAGTCCGCACGCCGGTCCGCGACGAGGTCGCCCGAGGAAAGCTGCATCGATGTCATGAAAGATCGGTCCGGGAACCCGGATATTCCGGGCGGCGGCTTATTGCCCAGTCCGGGAGAACTTGCAAGCGGCATTCCACTGCTTCGAGCGGGCTTCTCCGACGAAGGATCGAACGTCAGTCATCTTGAAGTAATTATTGTGGGTGTTCTTATATTATAGTTTATGATATTTGATCACTTCTTACATATTAGAACGTTTTGAAGCTTGCGCGAAGCTTGCGCCGACACTTTGCCCAAGATTGAATTCCGAAGCCCCTCGATATACTCTTTCACGACGAATTCTCGCGAAGGAGGCACTGATGACCTTGACGACGGTGATTTCACAGCCGAGGCCCGTGGGCAGCGCGACGTCTCAAGCCAGGAGAGAAATGGCGGACCCGAACGCTTTCTCCGACGCCATGGGTGCGCAGTCGAATCAGGCGGCGAACGACGACGGCGGGTCCGAAGGTACCTCGCCGACCGTCACCGCGACCTGGTCCGTCCCCACTGCCGGACTTGGTCCCGAGGATGTCGGCGGTCTGCCGGTCGAACCCGAGGATCAGTTGAGCGGTCTGCCCTTCGAGGAAAGCGACGAACTCAGCGGCCTGCCCGTGGAGCCGAAGGATGAGATCAGCGGATTACCCTTCGAACCGGAGGATGGACTCAGCGGATTGCCGGTAGAGGCGGAAGCGCCTGTCGCAGAAGGTCCGGTCGTGAGGGACAGATGGGTCAGCGAGGCGACCGCTGCATCCTCCGGTCAGGGCGTGTTCACGGGCGACATGGCATTCGAGACGATGTCGAGCCTGTTGGGCCGCTACGCGGCATCTCCGGCGGTACCCTATCAGGCAGCCACCAAGTAGCCGCGTCTCAAAGGGTCAGCGCGGTTCTGCGAAGCGTTCCATGCACGCCTGGAACGCTTCAGTCGTTCCGCAATTGGCCGGCATGTCGACCCTGAGGCGTGCGACGGCGAATTCCTTCCACGGTCGCGGCTCCGTACCCGAAATCTCGACATTGATGAGTCCCGGCAGGGTCGAGCGGTTGTGCCATTCCCCATAGGTCTCGCCGTTCGCGGCGGTATAGGTGAAGGCAAGCTTGATCGGGCCGCGGATCAGCGGCAGGTCCTCGCCGCCGGAGCGCTGGTCGCCATGGTCGCGCCGCGACCGCACGATCGCCTGATCTCCGCCGACGTTTGTGCGCAGATAGGTGACGCGGTCGATGCCTGCCCGCGCGTTGAAGCCCAGCGCCGGACGCAGGAAGGTGATCGTGTTCGCTCCGCCTTCGAAGAGCACCGCGGTACTCTTGTCGTCCTTGGCGAAGGGTTGCGCGGCTTCGAGATCCTCGACCAGCCGATCGAGGATGATGGCGGCCATGTCCGTACGGCTTCCCGACGCGATGAGATCCTGCCAGCGCTGCAGCCAGCTTCCCGTGTAGAGGGAAATGCCGCCGAACAGGATGCTTGCCAGCAGCAGCGCCACGATGGCCTCCAGCAGCGAGAACCCGCTGCGCGAGCGGCGCAGGCGCCTCCTCATGGCCGCCCGATCCGCACCGTCTCGAACAGTGGCTCGGAACCCAGGCCCAAGCCGCTGTTCGCGGTGAGAACCGAAACCAGGTACAGTCGCCATCCCGCGACATCAAGATCGTCTTCGCGGCCCCAGTCGTACGGTTCGACGCGAACCAGGAAGTCGCCGACCGTGCGTTCCCCTTCGCGCAGCGGTTCCAGCCCCATAGCCACTGTGGCGGCGTCCTGCTGCTCCTGGCGCCGTTCTGCCGAGCGTTCCAACCCCCCGAACGATCCGGCGACGCCCCCGATGATCGCTGTAACCGGTCCCATCATCAGCAGCGCTATGACGAAGGCGGCCAGCACCTCGATCAGCATGAAGCCGCGCTTCGGACGGAGCGTCATATGGAGGCCATCTCCACGCGTCCGGTCAGCCAGTCGACGCGCAGTTCCATGGATCGTCCGCCACCTGTAAGCGTCAGCACACCGCCACACGAGCGGCCGTCTGAGAGGTAGCGCAACGCCCGCTGCCCCGCGATGAGGGGGCAAAGGTTCGAGGTGACCCATCGCAGGCCGATGCCGTTGCGGATGGTGAGCGGCTCGCCTCCGGCGACGCTGATGCGTCCGCGCTGCGCGTCCACCTCGATGTCCACCGCGCCCTGCTGCCGGACGGCCAGCGAACGGCCTTCCCGGAACGACGCGGCCACCTTTACGGCCTCCGCCTCCAGATCGGCGGCCGATACGCCCGCCCGCGGTCGCGGCATCAGGACCAGCGCGGCAAGCGACATGACGGCGATCGCCAGCACGATGTCGAGCAGCACGATGCCGCGTCTGGACGCTTTGCGGCGGGCGCGCATCCTATCGCGGCGGGAGCGCGCTGGCTCCGTTTCCGTCCGGACCCGCCGTCGCGATGCGGAAGGTATGGCCGTCGCTGGAGTAGATGTAGTCCCGGCCCCAGGGATCAGTCGGAAGGTTGTCGCCGCGTATGTACGGCCCGTTCCACGTCTGCAGGCTGGATGGCTGCTTGACCAGGGCGCTCAGACCTTCCGACTGGCTGGGATACCGGCCGACGTCGATGAAGAAGATGTCGAGCGCGCTGGAGAACGCCTCGATCTGCAGCTTGGCCGCGCGTTCGCGCGAATCGGAGAGCTGCGCCAGAACGCGCGGCCCGACCAGTGCCGAAATGAGCCCGATGATGGCCAAGACGACCAGCATCTCGATGAGCGTGAAACCCGCCTGCCGCCTGCGCCGGCGCGAAGGGCGGGTCCGGAACGGGTGATTCCTCATCAATCGTTCAAACATGGGTTCAAGCTCCGCTAACGAACCAGATCGTTGAAAGACATTAGCGTCGACATGATCGATACTATCATGCCGCCGATCAAGACACTTATCGTGGCCACGGCCGCAGGTCCCACGAACCCGACCGTGCGCGCCAGTGAGCGCTCCAGTCGCGCCTCGTAGAAGTCGGCGACCTTGTAGGCGAGAGACGCCATCTCGCCGCTCTGTTCCCCGATGCGCAGCATACGCATGGCGAGCGGCGGCAGGTCGAGGATCTCGATCGCCTGGCTGAGCCGCTGGCCCTGGCGTACTGCGTCCGAGGCTCTCTGCGCCCTCTCCCGCGCGACCTCCCCGTGATCCACCGTCTCGCTGATCAGCTTGATGGCGGTCGGGGCGGCAACGCCGGTCTCGCTCATCATGCCGAGCATGCGGGTGAAGCGCGCGGTCCGGTAGCTGTGGGCGATGTCGGACAGGATCGGAAGCTTCCCGCCGATGCTCCAAAGAACCGTCCGCAGCGTACCGCGCCGAGCCGCGATGAACAGTCCGAGGAGCACGGCCGCCAGGAGCGCGAGCAGCCACTCGCCCTGCTCGCGCAGGAAGCGGGACACAACGAGCATGGTGTTTAGGAGCGCATCCGGTTCCCGCGTCTGGGCAAGCATCGGCTCGAATTGCGGCAGGACGCCGATCATGAAGAAGACCAGCACCGCGATCGTGCCCAGCATCAGCACCGCCGGATAGCGCAACGCCTCCGAAACGCGCGCGGCGAGCGCTTCGAAGCGCTGGCGTTCGTCGGCCGTCCGCGCGAGCAGGCTCGGCAGCATGCCGGTCGATTCGGCGACCTTGATCATCGCGATCTGGAAGGGCGGAAAGAGTTGCGGCCAGTCTTCCAGCGCCTGTGAGAACGAGCGCCCGCCCGAAAGGGCGGTGTGGAGCCCGGCGACGACCGGTTTCAGACGGCCATTGTCGAATTCCTTGCCCATGATGGCGAGCGCTTCGTCGATCCGGATCCCGGCGTTGAGCATGATCGACAGGTCCGACAGGAAACGCGTCACCTGCTGAGTGGGTATCTTCCCGCCTGACGATGACGACGCGGTCGCGCCGACACGCTGCTCCTGGACGCTGACGGGGATCAGCCCGCGCCGGTCGAGGAGGCGCGCGGCATCGTCTGCGTCGCCGGCCTCGATACGGCCCTGCTCCAGACTGCCCTGCGCATTGAGAGCCTTGTAGGCGAAAGCGGTCATGGCGAACCGGCTGTACTTTACCCTGCTCCGACTCGCGCCGATCGATCGATCCTCGGTCGCGCTATTTCCCACCCTGCTCGCGGCTCGTCTGGCGCGACGAGTTCTCCAAAGCCGGCGGCTGGATTAGTATACCAAGCCGCTATCTTCCGCAACGGAGGCCAAAGACCCACATCGGGACACCCGCCGTGCTAGCCCAGGCCGCCGGTCATGTCTTTGCGTTCATTGTGGGTTCAGCCGCCCCATGAAAGGATGCTCGCAACGTCAGGGCCCTTGATGGCACTGCACGAAACACAGAAGGAGCGAGCAAATGGCGCATCTGCACTTCGGTCACGACCCGCACAAGCCGGCATCGGCATCTGCGAACGGAGCTTCCCGCTCCCTCGGGCGGTCCCCACTCGCCGTGCGGCTCGCGGCGCCCTTCATGGCATTGGGTGTCTTCCTCGCGGTCGTTCCGGCGTCTACGATGGAAGCTGCCGCGTTCGATTTCAGCCGGGGCCACTCCGGCCCTTCGCCGTTCGTGCGCGCACCGGGCAAGCAGGGACCCGGCTTCAAGCTTCGGCATCAGATACAGGCGAGCCCCATGGAGCGCGTGATCGTCCAGTTCGATCCTTCGAAGGATCGTGGATCCGAGATCCGCCGCATCCTCGACGCGCTCGACGGACTGCCCCACAAAGTGGCCTCCACGTTCGAGGTCACGCCGGCCATCGTGCTGGAGGTGAACGCAAAGGGCATGGAACGCCTGCGCGCCCTGCCCGGCGTGATGGTTCAAATGGATTCGCTCGCCAAGCCTAACTGATTTCGGGCGCGGAGCCGGTCGGGCTACTGGAGCGATCGGAAGCGGATCAGCGCCTGGCCGCCCTCGCCGTCGAGAACGACTTCCGATCCCCTGACGTCGGCGAGCGTCCAGCCGTCCCTGCTCTCGCCCTGGCGCAGGCTGAATGCGCCCTCCGCTCCCTCCGCCCGGAACGTCGCGATGACGAGCCGGGTGGATCGCACGACCCCGACCAGTTCCCATTCCGGCGGCGTGAACTCGACTTCGGGTTCGGCGGCGATTTCGATCTCGGCGGGCGGTTCCACCACGACCGGCGCCGGAATCTCCACGGGCTCGAATTTCTTTGGCGCGCGCCGGTCCGGGGCGAACAGCGGAAGCTCGCGAAGAGAGAGATAGTCCGCCGGCGTGCGTTCGCTCACCGCGAGCGGCGTCGGCAACTGCGCTACCGCCGATCCGCCGAGCGCGGCCGCGCCGAGGATACCCCAGAGGAGCAACCGGGACTGGAAACGGTCCATCAGCTTTCCTCCCCGATTCGGAAGGCCGACAGCGTCATGCGCAGGGACAGCGGGCGATCGCCCGTTGACGCCCCGCTGCTGACGTCGCCGATGCTGCGCTGCGGACGCAGCACGATGGAGTCGATGACAATCACCGGAAGCGAAACCTCGATCGCGTGCAGGAATTCCGGCAGCGACTGTTCCATCACCTCCACGTCTGCATTGAGGCGCACCCGCACCAGCGGCTTGCCGGTCTCGTCCGTGACGTCCCCGACCGCCTCGACCTGAGGCGCGTCGACGGCTCGCACTACCGCGCCCGTGCCGGCGGCGAGGTCGGACACCTCGCGCTGGAACTGCGCCGAGGCGAGCCCCTGCGTTCGCCCGCCCATGAGAAGCTGGATGCCGTCCAGGCTGTTCCCGTCCGCCGCATCGCCGGTACCGGCCATCGACGCGGCACGCTCCTCCATCTGGGCGAGCCGCCGTTCTAGAACCGCGAGCGCCTCCTGTTCGGCCTGCCACGACATCCAGGCATCGCCCGCGAGGATGCCCGCCCCCGCCACGAGAGCGATGACGACGAACAGCGAGGACAGTCGCCCGTCGAACCAGGATCTGCGAGCGGCGCTCAATCCAGCCCCCCGCCGGTGCGGATGAGTGGTAGCGTCTCGAGCACGAAATCCGACGTCGTCCCATCCTCCGAGCGGGTCGCGGGGCCGACGAGCCGGCTCTGCACGAACCGCCCGGACGATTCCAAAGCGGTGAGCACGTCGGGCACGTTGCTGGTCTTGCCGGACAGGCGCACGGTCCCGTCGACGAAGGTGATCTCCGTCGCATAGGCATGGATCGGCAGCGCCGCCGCCAGGTCGTCGAGCGCGCCGACGACGCTCACTGCCTGGTTCTTGATGTCGAGAGCGGCCTGTTCCGGCGCAGTGGCGACTTCTTCGGGATTGCTGGCCTTGACGATGGCGTCGCGGGCTTTCTCCATGCGCGCCTCCAGATTTGCCCGGCGCTCGGCGTTCTCACCGGCGGTCAGGTTGCGCCACAGCAAGGAACCACCCGCCACGACCGCCGCCAGGACGAGGATCGCGGCCAGCGACCGCCTGACCACGCGCCGCGCGTTCCCGACGCCGGCGCGCCCAGTGAGCTGGATGGCGCCTCCCGATCCCGCCGCGGGCGCTTCGACGGTGATGCCCCGCGGCTGTGCGCGTTCGATCTGTTCCAGCACCGGTGCCAGACGCGACCGCCCAACGATGGCGATCGAGGCGACCAGCCGCTTCGCCACGCGATCGATTTCGGCGATCCGGTGTCCTGAATAGGCTTCGGCCGGCGGCAGCGGAGACAGCGAACTCATCCGCGAGGCGACGATCCCGTCCATGTGATCCGCGGCTTCGAGCGGCAGTTCGATCCTGCGCCGGATCAGCCATTGTTCCGGAACGCCAAGCACGACGTTGCGGCCCTTGACGGCGTTGGCGAGGGTGTCGGCACCGCCGGCTTCGCCGAGCTGCACGGCAACGGCCGCGCTGCGCGCGGTGGCTCCGTGCACCGTCAGGGTCTTGCCGTCGGGTGCGATCTCGACGCGCGTACGTTTGCCGCGCATCCCCGATCCCATTGAATCGCTGATCAGCGAGGCGGGACCATCCAGCCAGTCGTCGAACGCCCTGACAACGCCACCCAACGTCATCTGCATGTCAGCCTCGGTGCCTCCCGGTCATCAAGATGGCTGCTTCATTTAGCGTCATCCGCCAGCCGGCGCCAGTCGAGGACCCGGTAGGGTAACTCGTCCTCCGTCGCCACCATGATCGTCGCCTCGTATGCTTCGCGATGCCCCGAAGGCAGCTCGACCGAGAGATCCACCCGCCAGCTCGGCGCCAGGTCCGCGGTGTTGTACTCGATGTCGGAGAGGAATTGCCGGAGTTCGGTCCCGTCGATGCGACCTTCGCGATACCGCGCGATCGCCTGCACGACCGATCGCGGCAGGCCGGGTATCTTTTCCAGCAGTGCGGGGTCGGCATTCTCGATGCGCATTCCTTCCAGCCCCGAGGAAACGGTCACGAAGCGGTCCATGCCCACCGCCACATCTTCGGGCATGTCGCGCACGAGAGCGATTTCATGCACCGAGCGGAACGGATGCGCTTCCTTCGGCTGTCGCGGCGCGGTTGGGCTCGGGTTCTCGCCTTCTTTCGGGTCCGTGTCGTCCGGGCGGCGCTCCAGTATCTCGTCCGAGAGCTTGTCCGAAAGTCCGTTGCTCGCGCCCGCCGCCCGCAACACGCCGGTGATGAGCGGCTTCTGCGCGGTGTTCAGGTCCACCCGCATGGCTTCGTTCTTGAGGATCAGGGACACCGACCCCGAACGCGTCTCCAGGGATCCTGTGAGCGTGTCGGGCATGGTCGTGTTTTCGTCCGACGCCCCTGCCCGGACCAGCCCGGCCGCCAGGGCAAGCCCCGCATCAGCCAGCATGCGCGCGGCCGCCTTGTCTTCGGTGACGCGCACGTTGATGACGACGCTGCTCATGTGAAGCCGCAGCACCACCGCGAGGAACGCGACGAAGACCATCACCCACAGCACGCCGACGAGGATCGCGCCCCGCCGCGACGCAGAACGCGAGCGTGGCAACCAAGCCCTGTGCCGTTCCTCCGTGCGCAGCTGCCTATCCATGGACGGGAAACCACGCCCAGACGAGCACGGCGGAGGGTGCCAAGAAAGTGCCGAAGGGAACCCGAGACACCGCGCGCAACGGCCGGCGTTTCCGCCATGACCGGATGATCACGAAGAGCACGGCTGCCGTCGAGGCAAGCAGGAGTTGCAGGCCGGTACCCCACACGCCCACCAGCATCGCCGAGGCCCCGAGAAGCTTGACGTCGCCGAACCCGATGCCGGAGCGGCCGCGAAGCTGGACATATGCGAACGATATCGCCGCCATCGCCATTCCAACCGCCAGGCCTTCCGCAAAGCTGCCGCCGACCGCCCATGGGTCGGCGGTGGCTTCAAGGCGGAGCAGGAGTGCGACGACAGCGATCATGATCGTGTATCGATCCGGAATGATCATCCTTGTCAGATCTTCGACCGCAATCGCGGCGGCGACAAGGCAGAGGACGAGCCCGGCGATCAGGACCCACCAGGATTGCGCGGCCAGCCGCGGCAGGACGGCGATCGCGAGCAACCCGGCACCGATCAGCGCGCCGCGGCGGCGCGCGGCACTCGGGGTCATTCGATTACGGTCTTGACCGGACGGGGGAGCGGAACGTTGCGGCTCGGCTCCTGCATGATCCGCAACTGCGAACGCATCTGCTCCGCTACCATCTGCGCGTCGAGGCTGTCCTTGATGACCTGCGGGCGGATGAGGATGATCAGTTCGGTGCGGGTCGCGTTGTTCTGGTTGGAACGGAACGCCTCGCCGATGACCGGCAGGTCCCCGAGGACCGGAACGCCGTCGCGCCCGCGCTGCTGCTGTTCCGATATGAGTCCGCCAAGAAGCACGGTCTGGCCGCTGGTCACCGAGACGGACGACTGAATCTTGCGCTGCGAAATCGTCGGCGTCAAAGATTGCGACGAACCCCGCGCGACCGACGATATCTCCTGCTCGATCGACAGGTTGATCGTGCCGTTCGCCGTGATGCGCGGCAGGACCTTGAGGATCACGCCCGTTTCGCGGAACTCAACGTTGTTGACGATCGGCGCCTCGGGGTCGGTCACCGACTGCGCGGTGCGCGTCACGATTGGAATCTCGTCGCCGACCTGGAGAACCGCCGGCTTGTTGTCGAGAACGACCACGTTGGGCGACGAAAGGACCTTGACCTCTGTCACTCCCCTTAGGGCGTCGATGACCACACGAGGATCGGACTCCGGCCCAAGCAAAAGGTTGAAGCCCGGAAGAACCCTCGAGATCGCCGCGTCGGCGACGTCCTTGAACAGCCCGACAGACCCGTCGTTGCCCTGCAGGAAGAACTGGACGCCGTATCTCAGGTCGTTGCTCAGGGTGACCTCGGCGATCGTGGCCTCGATCGCCACCTGCGCCGCCGGGCGGTCCAGTGCCAGGATCGCCTCCTCGATGAGGCGCTGCTGGTCCGGCCTCGCCAGGATCAGCAGCGAGTTGTTCTCGGGATTGGCCGTGACGCGTATCCCGCCGGAGTAGCCGCCGCCCTGGTCGCCGCCGCCCGATTCGATGCCCGTCGACGTATCGTTCTCCAGCGGAAGCGCGTCGGCCATCCGGTCGGAAGGTGTCGCCGGAGCGGCCGGATCGCCGGAACCGCTTCTGCCCGAGCGATCGACAGTCTGCGAATCCGGCGGAAACTGCGCCGCAGGATCCTCCGTTACGGCGGAGGCGCCGTTGAAGATCTGGTTGACCATCGAAGCCAGCCGCGTCGCTTCGAGATGCTGGACGCGATAGACCTGGAGGTACGAAGCCGAGGCTTCGAGCTTGTCGAGCCTCTCGATCCACGCTGCCGCGCGCTGCAGCATCTTCCGTGATCGAGCAACGACCAGAAGCGAGTTGTTCCGCTCGATCGGCTGGATACGGATGGTGTTGCTGCCGCGCCCGCCCTCACCGAGGTCGAGCACCTTGGTGAGTTCGGGGAGCATGCTCTTCGCCGTTCCGTTCTGGATCGGAAAGATGCCGACAGATTCGTTCGCCAGCCAGTCCTGGTCGAACGACATGGCGGCGTCGATGCCGGCGCGCCGTTCGGCCGCGGTTCCCTGGAACAGGAGCGCATTGCCGTTGGGGTCGACCCGCACCATGCCCTGGCGGGAAACGAAGTTCTCGAGCAGCGGCAATATCGTGCTCGCCGAGACATGGCGCAGGGGATAGGCGGTGACGCCGTATCCGGGCTGCACAGTCACGCCCGGGTCGAGTTCCGCGATGCCGATGGCGTCGGATGCCGGCAGCAGCCGCAGCCTGTCTCCCTCCCGCACCATCGCCACACCATTGCTGCGCAAGGCGGATTCGAAGGCGGTTAGGATCTCGCGGGCCGGCAGCGGGCGCGACGTCACGATGGATACGTTCCCGGTCACCCGCTCGTCGAGCGAATAGGTGATCCCGAGCATGTCTCCGAGAACCGTGCGCGCGGCCACCGCGATGTCGGCGTTCTCGAGACTGATATTGAACTCTTCATCGCCGAGCCGCTCGACCGACCTGCGTTCGGAGCTGGTCAGCCTCCCGTCGGTGCCGTAGTAGATGGCTCCCTGGCGGTTGTCGTTCCTGGCCCGCCTGAAGCCCGAAAGGAAACCTCCGCCTTTCGGGGCCCTCGCTCCGAGATTTGCGTGCGTGACGGTGCTCAGGGGATCGGGACGGCCAGAGACGTCGTCGGCGGCATCCTGAAGAAACGGACCGGTCGTGCACCCGGATGTGGAGAACGCAAGGAGGACAGCCAACCCCCAGCCCAGGAAACGCGCTGTGGCCGGATTCCGCCGTCCGGACCTGGAAAAACTCACCGACCTACCCCCAACATTCAAGCGACGGCGCTGGGACGAACCGTACCCACCCGGCTCCGCCTTGACAACTGGCAAGGCCTGTTTTCTCTTCGTCACTTGGCCTTAAGCTGAACAGAGTTGCTAAACCGCCACCGCAACCGGAAGTAAAGACATGTTCAAAGTCATCATACGGTCGGCGGCTGGACCAAGCTGCACATGAACATTCACCATCCTGTGACCGGGGGCGAAGGCCTGCTGGAAGCACTGGCCGGAACGGGAATGATCGGCCGCGCAGAGTTGCATAATCTGTTCGGCGAACTCGTCGAGCCGGGCACCGCTGACATCTACAGGCTCGTGGAAGGCCAGCTCGTCGATCCGGACGCGCTCGCGGCTTTTCTTGCGACATATTACGAGCTCCCCCTGGCAGAACGCGAGGAACTCGCACAGATCGAGCCGATTGCCCAGCATCTTTCGCACAGGTTCCTGATCGACAACTGGCTTCTTCCGCACAGAACTTCCGACGGACGCCTGCGGATCGGGGTCTTCTTCCCGGGCGACAGCGAACCGATCGACGCGTTGCTGGCAGCGTTCGGAGAACCCGCCGAACTGTGGGTGATGTCGGCGCCCGACCTCGAATCCGGCCTGCTCCGGCTCACCGGCAGCGAGAGCGGCGC
This region includes:
- a CDS encoding PulJ/GspJ family protein; the protein is MRRRLRRSRSGFSLLEAIVALLLASILFGGISLYTGSWLQRWQDLIASGSRTDMAAIILDRLVEDLEAAQPFAKDDKSTAVLFEGGANTITFLRPALGFNARAGIDRVTYLRTNVGGDQAIVRSRRDHGDQRSGGEDLPLIRGPIKLAFTYTAANGETYGEWHNRSTLPGLINVEISGTEPRPWKEFAVARLRVDMPANCGTTEAFQACMERFAEPR
- the gspM gene encoding type II secretion system protein GspM — encoded protein: MSAARRSWFDGRLSSLFVVIALVAGAGILAGDAWMSWQAEQEALAVLERRLAQMEERAASMAGTGDAADGNSLDGIQLLMGGRTQGLASAQFQREVSDLAAGTGAVVRAVDAPQVEAVGDVTDETGKPLVRVRLNADVEVMEQSLPEFLHAIEVSLPVIVIDSIVLRPQRSIGDVSSGASTGDRPLSLRMTLSAFRIGEES
- the gspG gene encoding type II secretion system major pseudopilin GspG, with protein sequence MFERLMRNHPFRTRPSRRRRRQAGFTLIEMLVVLAIIGLISALVGPRVLAQLSDSRERAAKLQIEAFSSALDIFFIDVGRYPSQSEGLSALVKQPSSLQTWNGPYIRGDNLPTDPWGRDYIYSSDGHTFRIATAGPDGNGASALPPR
- a CDS encoding PilN domain-containing protein → MQMTLGGVVRAFDDWLDGPASLISDSMGSGMRGKRTRVEIAPDGKTLTVHGATARSAAVAVQLGEAGGADTLANAVKGRNVVLGVPEQWLIRRRIELPLEAADHMDGIVASRMSSLSPLPPAEAYSGHRIAEIDRVAKRLVASIAIVGRSRLAPVLEQIERAQPRGITVEAPAAGSGGAIQLTGRAGVGNARRVVRRSLAAILVLAAVVAGGSLLWRNLTAGENAERRANLEARMEKARDAIVKASNPEEVATAPEQAALDIKNQAVSVVGALDDLAAALPIHAYATEITFVDGTVRLSGKTSNVPDVLTALESSGRFVQSRLVGPATRSEDGTTSDFVLETLPLIRTGGGLD
- a CDS encoding class I SAM-dependent DNA methyltransferase, which gives rise to MTSMQLSSGDLVADRRADYAEMLFASGEQAAAADLLAETLQLVPGWAAGWYRLGEMRETAGDLAGAADAWTEALRQDPNDRLGASMKLGLIGAAHQIDAPPSAFVAALFDQYAERFDQSLVEKLAYRVPELIAQALVQAGAGSFAHVVDLGCGTGLMGERLRHVASFIEGYDLSAQMLKRAQAKGVYDRLTLQDLQTFAPGELRADLVVAADVFLYVGALERLLAATAVVCTQGGFLAFSVEHHAGPEPLVLRASRRYAHSERYLRDLLAASGYQVVSIEPAAIRMDRGEPIEGLIVIARRGQDVREGAVETTTVPLPVVLEALN
- a CDS encoding type II secretion system F family protein; the encoded protein is MTAFAYKALNAQGSLEQGRIEAGDADDAARLLDRRGLIPVSVQEQRVGATASSSSGGKIPTQQVTRFLSDLSIMLNAGIRIDEALAIMGKEFDNGRLKPVVAGLHTALSGGRSFSQALEDWPQLFPPFQIAMIKVAESTGMLPSLLARTADERQRFEALAARVSEALRYPAVLMLGTIAVLVFFMIGVLPQFEPMLAQTREPDALLNTMLVVSRFLREQGEWLLALLAAVLLGLFIAARRGTLRTVLWSIGGKLPILSDIAHSYRTARFTRMLGMMSETGVAAPTAIKLISETVDHGEVARERAQRASDAVRQGQRLSQAIEILDLPPLAMRMLRIGEQSGEMASLAYKVADFYEARLERSLARTVGFVGPAAVATISVLIGGMIVSIMSTLMSFNDLVR
- a CDS encoding pilus assembly FimT family protein — encoded protein: MRARRKASRRGIVLLDIVLAIAVMSLAALVLMPRPRAGVSAADLEAEAVKVAASFREGRSLAVRQQGAVDIEVDAQRGRISVAGGEPLTIRNGIGLRWVTSNLCPLIAGQRALRYLSDGRSCGGVLTLTGGGRSMELRVDWLTGRVEMASI